GGCACCGGCAACAATTTCAGATGCAGAAGCAGAATTTTCATCAATTAAAACATAAAGTCCTCCTTTTTCAAAGTCACCTTTGTAAGTGGCAAATGATTCATTAACGTCCCCTTTATTGTTTTTAGTAAATACAATAAGTTTGCCGTCTTCTAAGAATTCATCAACAATTTTATTGGCAATGTCAATAAATCCGCCGCTATTACCTCTTAGGTCTAACACTAAATCGGTCATTCCATTTAAAAGTAGTTCATCTAAAGAGGTTTTAAATTCTTTATAGGTATTACGAGCAAAGCGATCTAATTTAATATACCCTATGCTATCGTTAAGCATATAAGCTACATCAACACTTTTAATATTTACTTTATTTCTATTTAGAGTTACATTGAAAATACTGTCGTTTGATTTACGGTACATTTGAAGGTTTACTTCTGTGTTCGGTTGTCCCTTTAAACGTTTTAAAATTTGTCCAGATTGCAAGTCTTTTCCGTATAAAGTATCGTTATCAGCAATTAAAATTCTATCACCAGCTTTAATCCCTTTTTTAATACTTGGCCCGCCTTTGATAGGTTGAATAACAGTAATGGTATCGCCAATCATTCTAAACTGTACACCAATACCAACAAAATTACCTTGCATATTTTCTGTCACTAATTGTAGGTTTTCTTTAGGGATATATACAGAGTGAGGATCTAATTTTTCAAGCATTTGAGCAATTGCTCCGTCTAAAAGTTCATCAGTATTCACTTGATCAACATAATCACGTTGAATGTAGTTGATTAAACGTTTTATTTTTTGTTCGTTGGCAGAACTGTTGCCAACAATAGGTTTGCTACCCGTACCAAAAAATGATCCGATAAACATTCCGAAAACTACGGCAACTGAAAAATATATAGGTAAATTATTTTTGTTCATAAGGTAAATGCATCAATTCTACGCCTGCTTTTTCTAAAAATTCTAAACCTGAAGTATCCTTGTATGCATCTGCATATACAACACGCTTAATACCTGCTTGGTGTATAAGTTTACTACATTGTTGACATGGAGATAATGTAATATACAATGTTGCTCCTTGGCATGATTGGGTAGAAGATGCTACTTTTAAAATGGCGTTTGCTTCTGCATGTAAAACATACCATTTAGTATAACCTTCTTCATCTTCACAATAATTTTCAAAACCAGAAGGAGTTCCGTTATATCCGTCAGAAATAATCATTCTGTCTTTAACAATTAAAGCGCCTACTTTTTTACGAATACAATGGGAAAGTTGTCCCCATTCTCTTGCCATTTTTAAATAAGCAATATCGTATTTTAATTGTTTTTTATTCAAGATTGAGAATTTTACTTAGCTAATTTAGTTAGAAATGAAAAAGAAAGA
The sequence above is a segment of the Tenacibaculum sp. 190130A14a genome. Coding sequences within it:
- a CDS encoding dCMP deaminase family protein, whose translation is MLNKKQLKYDIAYLKMAREWGQLSHCIRKKVGALIVKDRMIISDGYNGTPSGFENYCEDEEGYTKWYVLHAEANAILKVASSTQSCQGATLYITLSPCQQCSKLIHQAGIKRVVYADAYKDTSGLEFLEKAGVELMHLPYEQK
- a CDS encoding S41 family peptidase, giving the protein MNKNNLPIYFSVAVVFGMFIGSFFGTGSKPIVGNSSANEQKIKRLINYIQRDYVDQVNTDELLDGAIAQMLEKLDPHSVYIPKENLQLVTENMQGNFVGIGVQFRMIGDTITVIQPIKGGPSIKKGIKAGDRILIADNDTLYGKDLQSGQILKRLKGQPNTEVNLQMYRKSNDSIFNVTLNRNKVNIKSVDVAYMLNDSIGYIKLDRFARNTYKEFKTSLDELLLNGMTDLVLDLRGNSGGFIDIANKIVDEFLEDGKLIVFTKNNKGDVNESFATYKGDFEKGGLYVLIDENSASASEIVAGALQDNDKGTIIGRRSFGKGLVQEEMDLGDGSAVRLTTARYYTPTGRSIQKPYKKEESTTNYNEDFRNRYQNGELFHKDSIKTVDSLQYKTPKGKIVFGGGGIVPDVFVPIDTSAYIPTIFFGRLNNFAFNYVDNNRVQLSKLSIDEFIKEFDKNNEVSNKFFNQLKDYKLSLKTNQLIRRNLKILIARDLFNDIGMYKLQHKSDKMIQKVFELETEQQ